A single genomic interval of Celeribacter indicus harbors:
- a CDS encoding ABC transporter substrate-binding protein has protein sequence MKRSISGGLTAVATFFLMSPALAQDLPEVTLQAVAGSLGGVPMMIIEGENLDEKYGFDGTFEYLPHEGIFQNFLIGNADVSMDNDLLGVAYAREEGFDITSFYPVGNLYLGIVVPGSSDAETPEDLKGKKVGHFGADSGTTMFIRLIVEEMYGFDVLEDYEMSQVGPAALVSLLKEGEVDAIFDFESFVSEAIVATDGRYLLQAYSDYSEFTGGFSPWITNMVAKEEWLKENPELAYGVRDAYDEAIALLDETNYEILRKPYIREKLGITSDAVLDALIANGAAHDYFTNDWSEEKRSAALDFLEKLAEDGEVLQNVPDGMMVALEDYVGPRS, from the coding sequence ATGAAACGCTCAATTTCCGGCGGCCTGACTGCGGTTGCCACGTTCTTCCTCATGTCTCCGGCCCTGGCGCAGGATCTTCCCGAAGTGACGCTTCAAGCGGTCGCAGGAAGCCTTGGCGGGGTGCCGATGATGATTATCGAGGGAGAGAATCTCGATGAAAAATATGGCTTCGACGGCACGTTCGAATATCTCCCGCACGAGGGCATCTTTCAGAACTTCCTGATCGGCAATGCCGACGTATCCATGGACAACGACCTTCTCGGCGTCGCCTATGCGCGCGAGGAAGGTTTCGACATCACCTCGTTCTATCCCGTCGGCAACCTCTATCTCGGCATCGTCGTCCCTGGCAGTTCGGATGCGGAGACGCCCGAGGATCTGAAGGGAAAGAAGGTCGGCCATTTCGGTGCCGACAGCGGCACGACCATGTTCATCCGCCTGATCGTCGAGGAAATGTACGGGTTCGACGTGCTCGAGGACTACGAGATGTCGCAGGTCGGTCCGGCGGCGCTCGTTTCGCTTCTGAAAGAGGGCGAGGTGGACGCGATCTTCGACTTCGAAAGCTTTGTGTCGGAGGCCATCGTCGCCACGGACGGGCGCTATCTGCTTCAGGCCTATTCGGATTATTCCGAATTCACCGGCGGCTTCTCTCCGTGGATCACCAATATGGTGGCAAAGGAAGAGTGGCTGAAGGAAAATCCGGAACTCGCCTATGGCGTGCGGGATGCGTATGACGAGGCCATCGCGCTGCTCGACGAGACGAATTACGAAATCCTCCGCAAGCCCTATATCCGCGAGAAACTCGGCATAACCAGCGACGCCGTGCTCGACGCGCTCATCGCCAATGGCGCGGCGCACGACTATTTCACCAATGACTGGTCGGAAGAGAAACGCAGTGCGGCGCTCGATTTTCTCGAGAAGCTGGCCGAGGACGGAGAGGTGCTCCAGAACGTGCCCGATGGCATGATGGTGGCGCTCGAAGACTATGTCGGTCCCCGGTCGTAA
- a CDS encoding ABC transporter permease, translating to MTSLQKQVWAYLALLLLIPAWFLAHQNTTFIESPVTVAKELPHFLSDPATWTNIGITLARVVLGLLLGVVAGFVAAFAMTRSRLLGDVLSYYVTAALRTPSAIAAILALAIFKGSEAGYVLVVAFITFPYMAVGLRDGLASADRELDEMAQVYHLGLIAQIRHIWAPYVAPYIFAALRNAHALAWKVIVVAEIFGAAKTGFGAQFEHAWGYMLMTEVHLWLLVFMAIVLFAEYGLIRTAEKYVFRWR from the coding sequence ATGACGTCTCTGCAAAAGCAGGTCTGGGCCTATCTGGCCCTCCTGCTCCTCATCCCCGCGTGGTTTCTGGCGCATCAGAACACCACCTTCATCGAGAGTCCGGTCACCGTCGCCAAGGAACTGCCGCATTTCCTCTCCGACCCTGCGACCTGGACCAATATCGGTATCACCTTGGCGCGTGTCGTGCTCGGGCTGCTGCTCGGCGTGGTCGCGGGCTTTGTCGCGGCCTTCGCCATGACCCGCTCGCGTCTGCTCGGCGACGTGCTGAGCTACTATGTCACCGCGGCCCTGCGGACCCCGAGCGCGATCGCGGCCATTCTGGCGCTCGCCATCTTCAAAGGCTCCGAGGCGGGCTATGTGCTCGTCGTGGCGTTCATCACCTTTCCCTACATGGCCGTGGGGCTGCGGGACGGGCTTGCGAGCGCCGACCGCGAACTCGATGAAATGGCGCAGGTCTATCATCTCGGCCTCATCGCCCAGATCCGCCACATCTGGGCGCCCTACGTCGCCCCCTATATCTTTGCGGCGTTGCGCAACGCCCATGCGCTCGCGTGGAAGGTGATCGTCGTCGCGGAGATCTTTGGCGCGGCCAAGACCGGTTTCGGCGCGCAGTTCGAACATGCCTGGGGCTACATGCTGATGACCGAGGTCCATCTGTGGCTGCTCGTGTTCATGGCCATCGTGCTCTTCGCCGAATACGGCCTGATCCGCACTGCGGAAAAATATGTCTTCCGCTGGCGCTGA
- a CDS encoding ABC transporter permease, giving the protein MPDLPLTNAIGFTRNRDWVAAISARALSGTIALISILFIWHVMSIAFRPWVPAIDATLVAMIGALQSPAFWGDFFLTLGRVLASFAAASVAGAILGLFIGLNEKAEAFFQPLLALALAVPDPVYIIFAILAVGTGETAGFIALTVAVAPFVTNIVRSNVHARDKSLDEMAQIYHLPRGVRLRSVLVPQLMPALLTAMRFSFALSWKLVVVVEAIGQPDGIGASIFNSFRLLRMREVAAVAILFIIAMQLLERGVLGRVEKKLLRWRD; this is encoded by the coding sequence TTGCCTGATCTTCCTCTCACCAATGCGATCGGGTTCACCCGAAACCGGGACTGGGTCGCCGCGATCTCCGCCCGCGCGCTCAGCGGCACGATTGCGCTGATCTCGATCCTGTTCATCTGGCATGTCATGTCGATTGCCTTCCGTCCCTGGGTGCCGGCCATCGACGCGACGCTGGTCGCAATGATCGGGGCGTTGCAGAGCCCGGCATTCTGGGGCGATTTCTTCCTCACGCTCGGCCGCGTGCTCGCCTCTTTCGCGGCGGCCTCCGTCGCGGGCGCGATTCTCGGCCTCTTCATCGGCCTGAACGAGAAGGCGGAGGCTTTCTTTCAGCCGCTTCTCGCCCTCGCGCTCGCTGTGCCTGATCCGGTCTACATCATCTTTGCCATCCTGGCGGTCGGCACCGGGGAAACGGCCGGGTTCATCGCCCTGACCGTCGCCGTGGCGCCCTTTGTCACCAATATCGTGCGCTCGAACGTCCATGCCCGCGACAAGAGCCTCGATGAGATGGCGCAGATCTATCACCTGCCGCGCGGGGTGCGACTGCGGAGCGTTCTCGTGCCGCAGCTGATGCCTGCGCTTCTGACCGCGATGCGCTTTTCCTTCGCCCTGTCGTGGAAGCTCGTCGTCGTCGTCGAGGCCATCGGCCAGCCGGACGGGATCGGCGCCTCGATCTTCAACAGCTTCCGGCTGTTGCGGATGCGCGAAGTCGCTGCCGTGGCCATCCTGTTCATCATCGCGATGCAGCTTCTGGAACGCGGCGTGCTCGGGCGGGTGGAAAAGAAACTCCTGCGCTGGCGCGACTGA
- a CDS encoding ABC transporter ATP-binding protein: MIQATRPSVLKTVDLGVSYGSSEAVARLDFDIKRGEFVAILGPSGCGKSSMLNAISGLRAPSRGRVLVEGEELFTPRSKPPRLGYVFQSHRLLPWRTVRQNLEIALAASEVPRDTWEARIDEILSTLHISQFRDAWPMRLSGGQRQRVSIARALLVDPSYILMDEPLSTLDEVTARALRQELTGICQRTDATVVFVTHSIREAVYLADRILILTRGPARIFEDYSVPLERPRDYDDARIAEVEADIIRRVQAPWGLAVKEEKSVA; the protein is encoded by the coding sequence ATGATCCAAGCCACCCGCCCCTCCGTCCTCAAGACCGTCGATCTGGGCGTGTCCTATGGCAGCAGCGAAGCTGTCGCCCGACTCGATTTCGACATCAAGCGGGGTGAATTCGTCGCCATCCTCGGCCCCTCGGGCTGTGGCAAATCCTCGATGCTCAACGCGATCTCCGGTCTGCGCGCCCCTTCCCGCGGTCGGGTGCTCGTCGAGGGGGAGGAACTGTTCACACCGCGTTCGAAACCACCGCGTCTGGGCTATGTGTTTCAGTCGCACCGCCTTTTGCCCTGGCGCACTGTGCGCCAGAACCTCGAAATCGCGCTTGCGGCCTCCGAGGTTCCGCGTGACACCTGGGAGGCCCGGATCGACGAAATCCTCTCGACCCTCCATATCTCGCAGTTCAGGGATGCCTGGCCCATGCGCCTTTCGGGAGGTCAGCGGCAACGGGTTTCCATTGCCCGCGCCCTTCTGGTCGATCCGTCCTACATCCTGATGGACGAGCCGCTTTCCACCCTCGACGAGGTGACGGCACGGGCGTTGCGTCAGGAACTCACCGGCATCTGCCAGCGTACCGACGCAACGGTCGTCTTTGTCACCCACTCGATCCGCGAGGCGGTCTATCTCGCCGACCGTATCCTGATCCTGACGCGCGGCCCGGCCCGGATCTTCGAGGACTATTCGGTTCCGCTCGAACGTCCCCGCGATTACGACGACGCGCGGATCGCGGAGGTCGAGGCCGACATCATCCGCCGGGTTCAGGCGCCCTGGGGGCTTGCGGTGAAAGAGGAGAAATCCGTTGCCTGA
- a CDS encoding TetR/AcrR family transcriptional regulator gives MTKAKSRRVGRPEGQRNLADLILDRAEILFAEQGYSGTTLRQVADAADVTSAMTAYYFRNKENLFREVFLRRGLDVAQQRMDRLADLGETGGVSIEALVRAFLEPSSKLRKSAQGRAFLRLHARLHMEPEPLSYALRREVYDLSTRAYVEAISALLPDQPERRIYQKMSLMVGAYLYAFSDTNRLKELAMAEDATDDLLETTVAFGVGGFLA, from the coding sequence ATGACCAAAGCCAAATCCAGACGTGTTGGCCGCCCGGAAGGCCAGAGGAATCTCGCGGACCTGATCCTCGACAGGGCGGAGATCCTGTTCGCCGAACAGGGTTATTCCGGCACGACCCTGCGACAGGTCGCGGATGCAGCGGACGTAACCTCCGCGATGACCGCATATTACTTCAGGAACAAGGAGAACCTGTTCCGCGAAGTGTTCCTGCGCCGCGGGCTGGATGTCGCGCAACAGCGGATGGATCGGCTCGCGGACCTCGGTGAAACGGGTGGCGTGAGCATCGAGGCGCTGGTGCGCGCCTTTCTCGAGCCCTCCTCAAAACTGCGCAAGAGCGCGCAGGGTCGGGCGTTTCTGAGGCTGCACGCCCGGCTTCACATGGAGCCCGAGCCGCTGTCCTACGCCCTCCGGCGCGAGGTCTACGATCTTTCGACCCGCGCCTATGTCGAGGCGATTTCGGCCCTCCTGCCCGATCAGCCCGAGCGGCGCATCTATCAGAAGATGTCGCTCATGGTCGGCGCCTATCTCTATGCCTTTTCCGATACCAACCGGCTGAAGGAACTGGCAATGGCGGAGGATGCGACGGACGATCTTCTGGAGACCACCGTCGCCTTCGGCGTGGGGGGATTCCTCGCCTGA
- a CDS encoding FAD-dependent monooxygenase, translating to MKIGIIGGGIGGTAAAHALLSKGHDVTVFEQAPAFGEVGAGVQMTPNAVKAVKGLGLYDTLLESGFFPKAIVGRNWRTARENFRIDLGQEFQAHYDAPYIHVHRADLLDLFATQLPPECCRFGVKCTGVELTGRGARASFDDGSTFEADLIVGADGVRSAVRGSLFGTGDLRWTGHQCYRALVPTGGVVDHVNPDSTFWMGPNAHVVTYYVKGGEMVNIVAVTEATEWVDESWSTRASREDMLADFEGWHPDLAKLFSQVEEVYNWGLFDRDPMDGWTKGAVTLLGDACHPMLPFLSQGAAMAIEDAYVLGEALSLSRNDLAAGLAAYEAERRPRTSKVQLEARERGRTYHLPTEEEMAARDAEYARRAKEDPRTTGINTDWVYDYDPRGFASRVGELA from the coding sequence ATGAAGATCGGTATTATCGGCGGTGGCATCGGTGGCACCGCGGCGGCCCATGCTTTGCTCTCGAAAGGTCACGATGTCACCGTTTTCGAACAGGCCCCCGCCTTTGGCGAGGTCGGAGCAGGGGTGCAGATGACCCCGAACGCGGTCAAGGCGGTCAAGGGGCTGGGCCTCTACGACACCCTTCTCGAAAGCGGTTTTTTCCCCAAAGCCATCGTCGGGCGGAACTGGCGCACGGCACGGGAGAATTTCCGCATCGACCTGGGGCAAGAGTTTCAGGCGCATTACGACGCGCCGTATATTCACGTCCACCGCGCGGATCTGCTCGATCTCTTCGCGACGCAGCTCCCGCCAGAGTGCTGCCGCTTCGGAGTGAAATGCACGGGGGTTGAACTGACCGGGCGCGGCGCGCGTGCCAGCTTCGACGACGGCAGCACGTTCGAGGCCGACCTGATCGTGGGTGCGGACGGCGTGCGCTCTGCCGTGCGCGGATCCCTGTTCGGCACCGGCGATCTACGCTGGACCGGGCATCAGTGCTATCGCGCGCTCGTGCCGACGGGCGGGGTCGTCGATCACGTCAATCCCGACAGCACCTTCTGGATGGGGCCGAACGCGCATGTGGTGACCTACTATGTCAAGGGCGGGGAGATGGTGAACATCGTCGCTGTGACCGAGGCCACCGAATGGGTCGATGAAAGCTGGAGCACGCGCGCCTCGCGCGAGGACATGCTCGCCGATTTCGAGGGATGGCACCCGGATCTCGCGAAACTGTTCTCGCAGGTGGAGGAGGTCTACAACTGGGGCCTGTTCGACCGTGATCCGATGGACGGCTGGACAAAGGGCGCGGTGACGCTTCTGGGCGATGCCTGTCACCCGATGCTGCCCTTCCTGTCCCAGGGCGCCGCCATGGCGATCGAGGATGCCTATGTTCTGGGCGAGGCGCTGTCGCTTTCCCGGAACGATCTGGCGGCAGGACTTGCCGCCTACGAGGCGGAGCGGCGTCCGCGCACCTCGAAGGTACAGCTCGAGGCGCGAGAGCGGGGCCGGACCTATCACCTTCCGACCGAGGAGGAGATGGCGGCCCGCGACGCCGAATATGCCCGCCGGGCAAAGGAGGACCCGCGCACCACGGGGATCAACACGGACTGGGTCTACGACTACGATCCGCGCGGTTTCGCCTCCCGCGTCGGCGAGTTGGCCTGA
- a CDS encoding flavin reductase family protein produces MFYRPETGSGLPRDPFAAIVSPRPIAWISTRGANGITNLSPYSFFNAVAYTPPQVMVASIGSKPDRARGKDSASNILETGVFCINIAGLENREVLNASSAGYPAGQSEIETLGLAVAECETIDCPRLAQAPAALECRLTRSVTLEGEGNLMLLGRVEGIHLRDDCLSEEGRFDVLRYKPLTRLGYQDFAVIDRLFQMKRPKL; encoded by the coding sequence ATGTTTTACCGTCCCGAGACCGGCTCCGGCCTGCCGCGCGACCCTTTCGCGGCGATCGTCTCTCCCCGTCCCATTGCCTGGATCTCGACGCGCGGTGCAAACGGGATCACGAACCTGTCGCCCTATTCCTTCTTCAACGCCGTCGCCTATACCCCGCCACAGGTGATGGTCGCCTCCATCGGGAGCAAGCCGGACCGTGCAAGGGGCAAGGACAGCGCGAGCAACATCCTCGAGACCGGCGTGTTCTGCATCAATATCGCCGGGCTCGAGAATCGCGAGGTGCTCAACGCCTCCTCCGCCGGTTATCCGGCCGGGCAGAGCGAAATCGAGACGCTGGGGCTGGCGGTGGCGGAGTGCGAGACCATCGACTGTCCGCGTCTGGCTCAGGCTCCGGCCGCGCTCGAATGCCGCCTGACTCGATCCGTCACGCTCGAGGGAGAGGGGAACCTGATGCTTCTCGGCCGGGTGGAGGGGATCCACCTGCGCGACGATTGCCTGAGCGAGGAGGGGCGGTTCGACGTGCTGCGCTACAAGCCGCTCACCCGCCTCGGCTATCAGGATTTCGCGGTGATAGACAGGCTGTTCCAGATGAAGCGCCCGAAGCTTTGA
- a CDS encoding isochorismatase family protein yields the protein MSQEATYKAAGFGVSVPRGTRPGVVVVDFSYGFTDPQYPTASDAAVQMANTKRICDLARSKGYPVIFTTIAYHPGELDKLPWLKKATGMRALIDGTRLVEIDAATGIRPEDAIVTKKGASSFFGSTLNALLTGAGVDTVVVTGATTSGCVRATVVDGVQSGYNVLVPRDCCADRAQAPHDANLYDMAQKYADVTDSADVLDWLRSL from the coding sequence ATGTCGCAGGAAGCTACCTATAAGGCCGCGGGATTCGGCGTCTCCGTCCCGCGCGGAACGCGGCCCGGAGTCGTCGTGGTGGATTTCTCCTACGGGTTCACCGATCCGCAATATCCGACCGCCTCGGATGCTGCCGTGCAGATGGCCAACACGAAACGCATCTGCGATCTCGCCCGGTCCAAAGGCTATCCGGTCATTTTCACCACCATCGCCTATCACCCCGGCGAACTGGACAAACTGCCCTGGCTGAAGAAGGCCACCGGCATGCGGGCGCTGATCGACGGCACGCGGCTGGTGGAGATCGACGCCGCGACGGGGATCCGTCCGGAAGATGCCATCGTCACCAAGAAAGGCGCCTCGTCTTTCTTCGGCTCCACGTTGAATGCGCTTTTGACCGGCGCGGGGGTGGACACGGTTGTCGTGACTGGCGCCACCACCTCCGGCTGTGTGCGGGCGACCGTGGTCGATGGGGTGCAATCGGGCTATAACGTGCTCGTGCCGCGGGATTGTTGCGCCGACAGGGCGCAGGCGCCGCATGACGCGAACCTGTACGACATGGCGCAGAAATATGCCGATGTCACCGACAGCGCGGATGTTCTGGACTGGCTGCGAAGCCTCTGA